The stretch of DNA CCTGCTGATTGAGCCTGCCAACCAATATTTGTTTGctccagtgcttgacttgggcaggagctcaccggaaCTGAGTACCAGTACCTAAAATGTTTTACTGCTTCAGTTCCTGCACCTCCGATAAAATATTGGTTTAAAACTATTGCAgagttcctgcacctaaatataaacagtacagacacacaaaatGAGTGCCGGCACCAATTTCAGTCCACATCAAGCACTGGTTTGCTCAATAGAACCAAGCTTACAAATGCATGCCATATCAGTGTTTATTGGTCAGTGCAACCCTCTGCAAGACTAAAAAGATAGACCCAtaataacacatactgtatataattgTATCACTCCCTCTCTATTGTAATTTCTTCATCCCCCTCACTTCCTCTCATACCCAAGGATTATCATCTCATATCCAATTTGATATAATGAACCATGTAAATCGTTGTTTATGTCATTTATGCGGTTAAATTATCCAGATATTCATCATTCCCATCATAACAACCTATTATTTTACTGTCAATGGTAATGTGATGACGTCGGTTCAAAGATGATGGGGAGGATGGAGAAAACAGACAGACCAACCACTAGGAAAAGAGAATGGGTGTTAAAACCTCGCGAGAATATTAGTATATTGGAAGAGTAGGCACACTGCAAGTTTGGAGTTGCAAGAAAATACATCTCCAAAAAGTAACAACAACTAAAGATGTCCGGACGGTCAGGTCGCGCGGAGACACGGAGTCGTGCTAAAGATGATATTAAAAAGGTGCTGGCAGCAATTGAAAAAGTGCGTAAATGGTAAGTAAAACCGCGGGGATTATGTAAATGAAATGTAAACATCTGCAACGCCACACATCAAACTTCACTCGTAAAATGTTAGAAGGGTTGGTGAGTGATTGAAACAACAGCCAATAGAGACTGGGCTGCCGAAGCCCGGTAATGCTATAGGCGGGACTAACGGAATTTTCCCAATCTGTCAAAATGGCTACACTTGTCCATATGTTGTTGCAATATTACGCATTCTGATATAACTGTGACCCACATTGAACATATCCATCGTCCATCTGAGCAGTTTCGCTCGGCGACTTTCAGGAATATTTGGCAGAAAATGCACTTGCGCATATGAATAAAATAATATCACACACAGGCTATTTACATACCCTAGCCCTATGCATAGCCACCAGTAAATGAGCCAACGCCAGCAGAATCTTAGGTTCATGCTTTTTATTACTGAATGTAGTAAatctattctctgttctgttacatTTCATTTTCAGGGAGAAGAAGTGGGTAACAGTAGGAGACACATCCCTACGAATATTCAAGTGGGTGCCAGTGACAGACACTAAACAGGTATGTTATCTTATAATCTTATCTGGCCATTATATGGTTCATGAATTTAATGAGTTTGTGTATGAAACTACGCTGGCTCTATTttacactctctcctctctttcagatATACCGGACCAAATCCATAACTGGAGAGGTTCGAGGTCTAAAAGATGTGGTGTTGGAAAACTCCAGCTCTACCTTGGATTTCCAAGGTGAGGCACTGACTGACTATGAGCACCACAAGCAGCACTGTATTTGGAGCAGGTTTTAGAGCACTGCAATACTCTGTATAACAGGGTTTGGGGCGATTCCGTGGGAATTCACTCAATACAGATTAAAACAATTTGACATACTTTTTAAATGGAAATTCAATTTACCTCCTGAATTGAAAATGATATTGATCTGAAACCGTTCAAGACTGCTCCTGTTCTCTTCAACATAGATGAATGCAGCAACCAGAGTTTCCTGTCTGATATCTACCAGCCCAAAATGGACAGCAGCAGCTCCAGCTCCCAGCATGCCAGTGAGGCAGTCAGTCCTCTTCCCCACACCACAACCCTCCGCACGACCGAAGACGCTCAACCACCCATGCTGGGCCAGGAGAGTGTGGACGGTACAGTTGGCCTAGCATactacaccatcacactgcacccATATAGGGCAAGGAGCTTTTCCAGGACCTGTAacctgactaggaaaaactctgggccctagcTATTATGTCACTCATGTAACATGAGGTATACTCTATTGGCTATATTACGGTTAATATCTCAATGCCTTTTAAGTGTTTCACTCAGTCTCACTCTATATGCAGAACCATCCCAGCCAGCACATGAAGTTGCTGATGAGCCTCCAACATTGATCAAAGAGGACCTGGTTTTGCCCCTTGGTGTCCGAGTAAAAACTCCATGCACAGAGGTAAGTGGTTTTCTATATTAATAAAGGATAttaccttctttttttttctgCAAAAAAATGTTATTGATAATTGCTTCAGCTCTTAATAATAACATGAAAGAAATCACCATAGTCAATTTATTTAAATACCAATATTTctaacaggaagaagagggatcaggAGCCCCTCCACTGAAGAAAGTTTGCACTGAAAAAAAGGCTGTACTGAGATAACTAGTTGATTGGATGGACATGCATGTAACCCATGCACTAGCTTTATTGAAGGCTTCAAATTGGACATACgaataactgccaaaataatagaaacacttgagtaaatgagggatacaaagtatattgaaagcaggtgcttccatacaggtgtggttcctgagttaattaagcaattaacatcccatcatgcttagggtcatgtataaaaatgctggggcAGTTCATTATTATGGCTACCATAGTACTGTATGACAACACCAAATGATGCAATTTCTTATGGCAGAATGGAGTCGCCGCCCTccgatagagttccagacacttgtggaATCtgtgccaaggtgcattgaagcagttctggct from Oncorhynchus kisutch isolate 150728-3 linkage group LG15, Okis_V2, whole genome shotgun sequence encodes:
- the LOC109905579 gene encoding B-cell CLL/lymphoma 7 protein family member B-B-like, whose translation is MSGRSGRAETRSRAKDDIKKVLAAIEKVRKWEKKWVTVGDTSLRIFKWVPVTDTKQIYRTKSITGEVRGLKDVVLENSSSTLDFQDECSNQSFLSDIYQPKMDSSSSSSQHASEAVSPLPHTTTLRTTEDAQPPMLGQESVDEPSQPAHEVADEPPTLIKEDLVLPLGVRVKTPCTEEEEGSGAPPLKKVCTEKKAVLR